One region of Tachysurus fulvidraco isolate hzauxx_2018 chromosome 9, HZAU_PFXX_2.0, whole genome shotgun sequence genomic DNA includes:
- the LOC125145504 gene encoding protein NYNRIN-like, whose product MDTQRPATKQALQAFLGLINYCRQWIPDCCLYDKCLRAALKHSDPSSAPLSWTPEMQAAFEALKRALCTAPPLGLPNYSLPFHLYVATQPGTASGVLAQEHGGGMRPCAFLSKSLDSVAQGLPACLRAVAACAPMVTDAEKIVLSHPLILHTSHQRMPCSAFLMHRMIVWVTLIMIALLK is encoded by the exons ATGGACACTCAGCGGCCTGCCACTAAACAGGCTTTACAGGCCTTCCTCGGCCTCATCAACTACTGCCGCCAGTGGATCCCTGACTGCTGTCTGTATGACAAATGTCTGCGTGCTGCGTTGAAGCATTCTGATCCTTCATCCGCACCTCTCTCATGGACTCCAGAAATGCAGGCTGCTTTTGAGGCCTTGAAACGGGCCCTGTGTACGGCTCCTCCTCTGGGACTCCCCAACTACAGCCTCCCTTTCCACCTGTATGTTGCGACTCAGCCAGGAACAGCCTCTGGGGTGCTGGCCCAGGAACATGGGGGAGGCATGCGACCTTGTGCGTTTCTTTCTAAATCCCTCGACTCTGTGGCTCAGggtttgcctgcctgtctaCGTGCTGTTGCCGCCTGTGCTCCGATGGTAACTGATGCTGAGAAGATCGTTTTATCTCATCCTTTGAtcttacacacctcacatcag CGCATGCCCTGCAGCGCCTTCTTAATGCACAGGATGATTGTATGGGTGACTCTGATCATGATTGCCTTACTGAAATAG
- the LOC113647480 gene encoding uncharacterized protein LOC113647480 isoform X2, which produces MACGSATTMVKFMTLPLFLCITGLLLEAEAQILEAEAGDNVTVWCQHDLKNPAMIFWFKQLCDSVPLLLGCKRFLTSAPSKSCYFFSESERIVMSVHGSKTSLTITAVNVSDTGLYYCSFTEKMIFSNSTYLQVKGNKTLSISDKAEGSVSPAVFFIMTVVFGSVTVFLLGVLIFIIVKHRKTQTGDITDRHDDEERDSVNYAALQFSKKKTKKTGRSNEIIYTHVVYSAIRQ; this is translated from the exons ATGGCATGTGGCTCAGCAACAACAATGGTAAAGTTTATGACTCTGCCTTTGTTCCTCTGCATCACTG GTTTGCTCTTAGAGGCAGAAGCTCAAATTTTGGAGGCAGAAGCTGGAGATAATGTCACTGTTTGGTGCCAACATGATCTGAAAAATCCAGCTATGATCTTCTGGTTTAAACAGTTGTGTGATTCAGTTCCACTTCTTCTTGGGTGTAAAAGGTTTTTGACATCAGCTCCATCAAAATCGTGTTACTTCtttagtgagagtgagagaatagTGATGTCTGTTCATGGCAGTAAAACGTCTCTCACAATCACTGCAGTAAACGTCTCTGATACAGGACTTTATTACTGCAGCTTCACTGAGAAAATGATCTTCAGTAACTCCACATATTTACAAGTGAAAG GTAATAAAACATTGTCTATCTCAGACAAAGCAGAAG GTTCAGTGTCTCCTGCTGTGTTCTTCATAATGACTGTGGTGTTTGGTTCAGTGACTGTGTTTCTTCTTGGTGTCCTGATCTTCATCATAGTGaagcacagaaaaacacagactg GTGATATAACTGACAGACATGATGATGAG GAGCGTGATTCAGTGAACTACGCtgctctgcagttctctaagaagaaaacaaagaagaCAGGAAGAAgtaatgaaataatatatacacatgttGTATATTCTGCTATCAGACAATAA
- the LOC113647480 gene encoding uncharacterized protein LOC113647480 isoform X1: MDQQKLIMNVIFSGIFAKKIIYVIHQESVFWVTGLLLEAEAQILEAEAGDNVTVWCQHDLKNPAMIFWFKQLCDSVPLLLGCKRFLTSAPSKSCYFFSESERIVMSVHGSKTSLTITAVNVSDTGLYYCSFTEKMIFSNSTYLQVKGNKTLSISDKAEGSVSPAVFFIMTVVFGSVTVFLLGVLIFIIVKHRKTQTGDITDRHDDEERDSVNYAALQFSKKKTKKTGRSNEIIYTHVVYSAIRQ; encoded by the exons ATGGATCAGCAAAAATTAATCATGAATGTAATATTTTCTGGAATATTTGCTAAGAAAATAATTTACGTTATACACCAGGAGTCTGTTTTCTGGGTTACAGGTTTGCTCTTAGAGGCAGAAGCTCAAATTTTGGAGGCAGAAGCTGGAGATAATGTCACTGTTTGGTGCCAACATGATCTGAAAAATCCAGCTATGATCTTCTGGTTTAAACAGTTGTGTGATTCAGTTCCACTTCTTCTTGGGTGTAAAAGGTTTTTGACATCAGCTCCATCAAAATCGTGTTACTTCtttagtgagagtgagagaatagTGATGTCTGTTCATGGCAGTAAAACGTCTCTCACAATCACTGCAGTAAACGTCTCTGATACAGGACTTTATTACTGCAGCTTCACTGAGAAAATGATCTTCAGTAACTCCACATATTTACAAGTGAAAG GTAATAAAACATTGTCTATCTCAGACAAAGCAGAAG GTTCAGTGTCTCCTGCTGTGTTCTTCATAATGACTGTGGTGTTTGGTTCAGTGACTGTGTTTCTTCTTGGTGTCCTGATCTTCATCATAGTGaagcacagaaaaacacagactg GTGATATAACTGACAGACATGATGATGAG GAGCGTGATTCAGTGAACTACGCtgctctgcagttctctaagaagaaaacaaagaagaCAGGAAGAAgtaatgaaataatatatacacatgttGTATATTCTGCTATCAGACAATAA